One window of the Cryptomeria japonica chromosome 7, Sugi_1.0, whole genome shotgun sequence genome contains the following:
- the LOC131056890 gene encoding LRR receptor-like serine/threonine-protein kinase FEI 1 has product MSNSLTSSGPNNQIACAVSRKHSRTTGLSSLSLDQLIRYIDNVLSAIINQGMGCKIIDSGRQLRDLVQPVASDFSKLFDGISKGAKMFSDQKFLKSQLSTEAHSVAVDVLKGLGNAHWVAVGLLAIANVLERFDNISANDRECIDLLKAMLKLGKYLKQMKDIYADLHKEILEEMSEAAKLIVSGAILCCSFITSNKLSKFLLTKKIRDELVYVRGKVDSMKADLMLQMQVLTVTTLTLYHRQNNVSGGNEENNCLGVAEQDTSEQSINQESEIEESCESELEESGSDTIHSWGQDNYYGVNEHEKHQMPLRRPLGLGRFLKKKIPAIFGLKKPSTYIKLKMLVKEIKAFPTPIEFKYSELKRVTNGFVKILGQGGFGNVFHGILPDGRSVAVKMLSDTNSVHGKTEWMNELRTLTKLHHRNIVELVGYCIEDNLMLVYVYMPRDLSNIIFDEIDMIIDWSIRFKIILDMLRGLTYLHEGAHTCIIHRDIKPSNILLDENFTAKICDFGLARILQMDFAQYANKTISTHCELLEKDVTETSDHVTTELCGTLGYLDPEYFRTHRATVKSDIYSFGVTLLNIVSGKRATEYIDDNMLTQHAWRLCEEDRLHELIDHRLLNSDGLVNSSSITRTIFTALWCIHEESKRRPSASRVLAMLLSEEEIPIPTRPLESIYSPGESFRTDMVREEL; this is encoded by the exons ATGAGTAATTCTTTAACCAGTTCCGGTCCCAACAACCAAATTGCATGTGCTGTTAGTCGCAAACATTCTCGTACGACTGGTCTCTCCAGCCTATCCCTCGATCAACTTATACGCTACATCGATAACGTTTTATCTGCCATCATTAACCAG GGCATGGGTTGCAAAATAATTGACAGTGGAAGACAGCTAAGGGATTTAGTGCAGCCTGTTGCTTCAGATTTTTCTAAATTGTTCGATGGCATTTCAAAGGGTGCAAAAATGTTCTCAGATCAG AAATTCTTGAAGTCCCAGCTTTCTACAGAGGCACATTCAGTGGCGGTTGACGTATTGAAAGGATTGGGGAATGCACATTGGGTTGCAGTGGGACTTTTGGCGATAGCTAATGTTTTAGAAAGATTCGACAATATTTCAGCAAATGACAGAGAATGCATAGACCTTCTTAAAGCTATGCTTAAGCTGGGTAAATACTTGAAACAGATGAAAGATATCTATGCTGATTTGCACAAAGAGATTTTAGAAGAGATGAGTGAAGCTGCTAAATTAATAGTTTCTGGTGCCATTTTGTGTTGCTCCTTTATCACATCGAATAAATTATCCAA GTTCCTGTTGACTAAGAAGATCCGCGATGAACTTGTCTATGTTCGGGGAAAAGTAGATTCTATGAAAGCCGATCTGATGCTTCAGATGCAAGTTCTGACCGTGACTACACTTACCTTGTATCATCGGCAAAATAATGTTTCAG GTGGGAACGAGGAGAATAATTGCCTTGGAGTTGCAGAGCAAGATACCTCCGAGCAGTCCATAAATCAAGAGA GTGAGATTGAGGAGAGTTGTGAATCAGAGCTCGAGGAATCAGGTTCAGACACTATTCATTCTTGGGGACAAGATAATTATTATGGGGTAAATGAGCACGAAAAACACCAAATGCCACTGCGGAGACCTCTCGGGCTGGGTAGATTCCTTAAAAAAAAGATTCCAGCCATATTTGGACTCAAAAAACCTTCCACTTATATAAAACTAAAAATGTTGGTGAAGGAGATCAAAGCATTTCCGACTCCAATTGAGTTCAAATACAGCGAATTGAAGAGGGTGACAAATGGTTTTGTAAAAATCCTAGGCCAAGGTGGTTTTGGGAATGTTTTTCAC GGAATTCTGCCTGATGGAAGATCAGTGGCAGTAAAGATGTTGAGCGATACAAATAGTGTTCATGGCAAAACAGAGTGGATGAACGAGCTGAGGACTCTAACAAAGCTACATCATCGAAACATCGTAGAGCTCGTGGGATATTGCATTGAAGACAATCTGATGTTAGTCTACGTTTATATGCCACGAGACCTGTCAAACATAATCTTTG ATGAAATTGATATGATTATTGACTGGTCAATAAGATTCaagattatattggacatgttaaGGGGACTCACATATCTTCACGAAGGTGCACATACGTGTATAATACACAGAGACATTAAACCCAGTAACATTCTTCTGGACGAAAATTTCACTGCCAAGATTTGTGATTTTGGCCTTGCTAGAATACTGCAAATGGATTTCGCCCAATATGCCAACAAGACTATTTCCACACATTGCGAGCTGCTTGAAAAGGATGTAACTGAGACTTCTGACCATGTAACAACGGAACTTTGTGGAACACT GGGTTACCTTGATCCCGAGTATTTCAGAACCCATCGTGCGACTGTGAAATCAGACATTTACAGCTTTGGAGTGACACTGTTAAATATAGTATCTGGCAAAAGAGCAACGGAATACATAGATGACAATATGCTTACTCAGCAC GCGTGGAGGTTATGTGAAGAGGATCGGCTGCATGAGCTAATAGACCATCGGCTACTCAATTCTGATGGTTTAGTTAATTCAAGCAGCATAACAAGAACAATTTTTACAGCTCTCTGGTGCATTCATGAGGAATCCAAAAGACGCCCATCAGCATCACGAGTGTTAGCAATGCTTTTATCGGAAGAAGAGATTCCAATTCCCACACGACCACTTGAATCTATATATAGTCCAGGTGAGAGTTTTCGCACAGATATGGTGAGGGAGGAGTTGTGA